From the genome of Tsukamurella pulmonis:
GAGGCTGGACTGCTCGCCCGTGGGCAGCAGCTCCGGCTCGATGCCGAAGGCGCGGACCTTGGCGGCGGTCTGCTCGCCGACGCAGGCGATCTTCACGCCGGAGAAGGCGCGGGCGTCCAGGCCGAACTCGATGAACTTCTCCCACACGGCGCGCACGGCGTTCGTGGAGGTGAAGACCACCCACTGGTAGCGGCCGTCGACGAGGCCCTTGACCGCGCGCTCCATCTGGGCGGGGCTGCGGGGCGGCTCGACCGCGATGGTCGGGACCTCCATGGGGATGGACCCGTGGGCGCGCAGCCGGTTCGACATCTCGGCGGCCTGGTCCTTGGTGCGGGGCACGAGCACGGTCCAGCCGTACAGCGCGCGCGACTCCCACCAGGAGAGCTTGTTGCGCTGGCCCACCACCTTGCCGACGGTGACCACGAGCGGCCCGGGCAGGCCCGCCCCGGCCTCGTTGAGCGTGGCGAGGGTGGCCTCGACGGTCTTCTGCTTGCAGGTCGAGCCCTGCGCGGTGACGGCGACCGGGGTCTGCGGCGCGAGGCCGTTCTCGACCAGCGCGGAGGCGGTGTCGGCGAGGTGCTCGGCGGTGGCGCTCAGCACCAGGGGCGACGGGGCCGCGGCCAGCGCCGCCCAGTCGACCTCGCCGCGCACGTCGGCCTCGGTGTGCGCCGAGCCCAGCGCCATGCCGGCGTAGGTGGGGACGGCGGTCGCGGGCGCGAGGCCCGGGACGATCTCGAAGGCGATCTGCGTGCGGGCGACGGCGTTGACCTCGGCCAGCACGGCGTCGGAGGACAGCGGGTCGCCGGCGACGAGGCGCACCACGTCGTGCCCGTGGCGGGCCTGCGCGAGCAGGGTCTTGGCGACCTCGGCGGGCTCGCCGAGTGCGGGCGCGACGCTGGCGGGGTTGCGCACGGCGGGCTCGCCCTTGCGGCCCTTCGCCGGGGCCGCGTCCGCCGCGTCGGCGGCGTCCTCGATCGGCTCGGCCGGGAGCGCGGTGCCCACCATGTCGAGGACGGTCTGCGGAACGTCGGGGTCGGTGTAGACCGTCCGGGCGCCCGCGATAGTCTGCTCAGCACGCAGGGTCAGCAGCCCCGGATCGCCCGGACCGGATCCCACGAAGGTGATGCGGCCCGGTGCCACCGCCCGGCCTCGGGCGGGCTTGGTGGTCTTCGCGGCGACGCGGGTGGACACCGTGTCGGTGTCGGCTGCCGTGTCGGCCTTCGCGGACTGTGCAGTGCGGCTCATGTATCGGCTCCCAGTAGTTGCGGGTGCTACGCGAGCAGGTCGCGTGCGCCCAGGTCGAGCAGCTCCCGTGCCAGCGCGATGCCCAACGCGCCGGCCTCGCCCACCGGACCGACCACGGAGGCCCGGACCGAGTCGGAGCCGTCCGCCGCCAGCGCGATGCCGCGCAACGACAGCTCCTCGAAGATCCGACCGTCGTCGTCGAGGGACTCGACGACTTCCGCGATCGCACCGACGGGCGCGGTACATCCGGCTTCCAGCTCGGCGAGGAGGGCGCGCTCGGCGGTGACCGCCGCACGCGTGACCGGATCGTCCAGGCCGGAGAGCACGGAATGCAGTTCCGCATCGTCGCGTCGGCACTCCACTGCGAGTGCGCCCTGCGCGGGCGCCGGCAGCATCTGCACCGGGTCGAGCGCCTCCGTCACCTCGTTGTGGCGACCGATCCGCTTGAGTCCGGCGAGGGCGACCACGATCGCGTCGAGTTCACCGTCCGCTACTTTGCGTAACCGAGAGTCAAGGTTGCCTCGTAGGGGGCGGATTTCCAAACCCAGACCCAGTGCAGTAAGCTGGCTGGCCCGCCGCGGGCTCGAGGTGCCGATCACGGACCCCGCCGGCAGCTCCCCCAGCACCAGTCCGTCGCGCGCCACGAGCGCGTCGCGGGCGTCCTCGCGGGGCGGCACGGCGGGCATGGACAGGCGCTCGTCGGGCGCGGTCGGCAGGTCCTTGAAGGAGTGCACGGCCACGTCGACCTCGTCGTTCGCCAGCGCATCGCGCAGCGCGGAGGTGAAGACGCCGACGCCGATCGTCTCGACCGGCGCGGCGCTCAGATCGCCCGGCGTGGTCACGATGACGAGCTCGGCGGGGTGGCCCGCCGCGATCAGCGCGTCGCGCACGGTGCCGGCCTGGGTGGTGGCCAGCAACGAGCCGCGGGTGCCGATGCGGATCGGGTTCGGGAGGGAGTGCGTGGTCACTTCAGACACTTCGGTCGTCGGATCCTTCGGTCGCGGAGACGGCGCCCGTGGCGCCGGGCTTGAGTTCGAAGAGCTCGCGCAGCGCCTCCGCGTAGGAGTCGCCCCCCGGGGTGGCGGCCAGTTGCTTGACGCGCACCGTCGGGGCGTGCAGGAGCTTGTCGACGACGCGGCGCACCGTCTGCGCCACCTCGTCGCGGTCCGTGCCCTCGAGGCTCGGAAGACGTGAATCCAGGCGCAGCAGTTCGGCTTCCACCACCTC
Proteins encoded in this window:
- a CDS encoding uroporphyrinogen-III synthase; protein product: MSRTAQSAKADTAADTDTVSTRVAAKTTKPARGRAVAPGRITFVGSGPGDPGLLTLRAEQTIAGARTVYTDPDVPQTVLDMVGTALPAEPIEDAADAADAAPAKGRKGEPAVRNPASVAPALGEPAEVAKTLLAQARHGHDVVRLVAGDPLSSDAVLAEVNAVARTQIAFEIVPGLAPATAVPTYAGMALGSAHTEADVRGEVDWAALAAAPSPLVLSATAEHLADTASALVENGLAPQTPVAVTAQGSTCKQKTVEATLATLNEAGAGLPGPLVVTVGKVVGQRNKLSWWESRALYGWTVLVPRTKDQAAEMSNRLRAHGSIPMEVPTIAVEPPRSPAQMERAVKGLVDGRYQWVVFTSTNAVRAVWEKFIEFGLDARAFSGVKIACVGEQTAAKVRAFGIEPELLPTGEQSSLGMLEVFPPFDDVFDPVNRVLLPRADIATETLAEGLRDRGWEIDDVTAYRTVRAAPPPASTREMIKSGDFDAVCFTSSSTVRNLVGIAGKPHARTIVACIGPKTAETAIEFGLRVDVQPETASVEDLVEALAAHASRLRAEGALPPPRKKPRRSRS
- the hemC gene encoding hydroxymethylbilane synthase, translated to MTTHSLPNPIRIGTRGSLLATTQAGTVRDALIAAGHPAELVIVTTPGDLSAAPVETIGVGVFTSALRDALANDEVDVAVHSFKDLPTAPDERLSMPAVPPREDARDALVARDGLVLGELPAGSVIGTSSPRRASQLTALGLGLEIRPLRGNLDSRLRKVADGELDAIVVALAGLKRIGRHNEVTEALDPVQMLPAPAQGALAVECRRDDAELHSVLSGLDDPVTRAAVTAERALLAELEAGCTAPVGAIAEVVESLDDDGRIFEELSLRGIALAADGSDSVRASVVGPVGEAGALGIALARELLDLGARDLLA